From the Peptococcaceae bacterium 1198_IL3148 genome, the window AGCATAAAAGTTTGTTCACCAACAGAATTTATAAAAGAGCTTTATTAAACCTAGATATACTGCCTAATTCTCGGCGCACTCTTAATAAATTGATCAAAAGATTATAAAGGATTCTTTAATGGCCTTTCTTGGACTGGTGGCTTCTAAATTACCATTGTACTCTAGGTAGGCCTTCATTAACTTCCAAGAAAGTTCGTATGTGAATTCAAACCTCTGTATTGCGGCATCCAAAACAATATCATCTTGATAGGGGTCACGATTGATGCTTTCATTCAGTTTAATGTAGGCCTTTTTTAAGTCTGCTAATTTAAATTCTAACCTTTCTAAAGTCACCATCAAATCGCCCCCTTATCTATTTGAAAATAACGATACCGTCTTTATCTATAT encodes:
- a CDS encoding HI0074 family nucleotidyltransferase substrate-binding subunit, translated to MVTLERLEFKLADLKKAYIKLNESINRDPYQDDIVLDAAIQRFEFTYELSWKLMKAYLEYNGNLEATSPRKAIKESFIIF